A section of the Polynucleobacter sp. AP-Jannik-300A-C4 genome encodes:
- a CDS encoding amidase yields MSDAVITLNQLDVPKIRELISTGSSSCVELTDLFCQQAKGIDEKITALAFFHPKAILRQAALVDDGHARGLNHSARLEGVPVALSDNIDSIDMFSTIGSPLLEGRHPRWDASLVKRLRDDGAITFCKAKVAEFNLGQAPEVCNPIDLERQVGLAAGAAAALVASGIVPVAVGTQSLGSIAESASYCGVVGFKPSSRLISQSGIFRASKTLEQVGIFSKTVEDAALLAEIVLGSDDQDLDTKGVLPRPLLAICKEEIPFKPNFVFLKTPDWVDMEAEAKEAIEALLEELADQITIIDLPESTIQSKEWHELIVQAEFTQALETQERQISKKPPKRIADMIKAGSKITAQEYLRALNAIEMVSSSFDEFFDRFDCILTPSSLGFAPLKSETARPSSLANSLWAVTGMSTISLPILQSGKGLPLGVQLTGKQFDDARLLRTARWFLNHFNQ; encoded by the coding sequence ATGAGTGACGCAGTGATTACCTTAAATCAGTTGGATGTCCCAAAAATTCGAGAGCTTATCTCGACTGGGTCATCTAGCTGTGTTGAGCTCACCGATTTGTTTTGCCAACAGGCAAAGGGGATTGATGAAAAAATTACTGCGCTCGCTTTTTTTCATCCCAAAGCCATTTTGCGACAAGCAGCTTTAGTTGATGATGGTCACGCACGTGGCTTAAATCACTCGGCCAGGCTTGAGGGTGTTCCGGTTGCACTGAGTGACAACATTGATTCCATTGATATGTTCTCCACTATCGGATCTCCCTTATTAGAGGGGCGTCATCCTCGTTGGGATGCTTCTCTCGTAAAACGCTTAAGAGATGATGGTGCAATTACTTTTTGTAAAGCCAAAGTTGCAGAATTCAATTTGGGTCAAGCCCCCGAAGTTTGCAACCCCATTGATCTTGAGCGACAAGTTGGCTTGGCTGCTGGAGCTGCTGCTGCTTTAGTTGCTAGCGGTATCGTGCCTGTTGCAGTGGGTACGCAATCTCTAGGATCGATTGCGGAGTCTGCGTCTTATTGTGGTGTAGTGGGCTTTAAGCCTAGCAGTCGCTTAATCTCTCAATCAGGAATCTTTCGTGCTTCAAAAACACTCGAGCAAGTTGGCATCTTTAGTAAGACTGTAGAAGATGCTGCTTTACTAGCTGAGATTGTCTTGGGATCTGATGATCAAGATCTAGATACTAAAGGCGTGCTCCCAAGACCGCTCTTGGCAATTTGTAAAGAAGAGATTCCTTTTAAGCCCAACTTTGTTTTCTTGAAAACGCCAGATTGGGTTGATATGGAAGCTGAGGCAAAAGAAGCGATCGAGGCTTTGCTTGAAGAGCTTGCCGATCAAATCACAATTATTGATTTGCCGGAGTCTACGATTCAGTCAAAAGAGTGGCATGAGCTTATTGTGCAGGCGGAGTTCACCCAAGCTTTAGAAACACAAGAGCGTCAAATCTCTAAAAAGCCGCCTAAGAGAATTGCTGACATGATTAAGGCGGGCTCGAAGATCACCGCTCAAGAGTATCTCCGAGCTCTGAATGCCATTGAAATGGTATCAAGTAGTTTTGATGAGTTCTTTGATCGCTTTGACTGTATTTTGACGCCTTCAAGCTTAGGCTTTGCACCATTGAAATCTGAAACTGCAAGACCTAGTAGTTTGGCAAATTCTCTTTGGGCTGTTACTGGTATGTCAACGATTAGTCTACCGATTTTGCAATCAGGCAAAGGGCTTCCTTTGGGAGTTCAGCTGACTGGTAAACAATTCGACGATGCTCGTCTCTTAAGGACGGCGCGTTGGTTTTTAAATCACTTCAATCAATAA
- a CDS encoding sulfite exporter TauE/SafE family protein — translation MILSPEYIPHLTAAIGILVGVLMGLTGAGGGILSVPLLVFLLHLPISEAGPIALTAITLSAGVGAIIGLNTKVLRYKAAIFMAAFGLMLSPLGLWLAQRIPNAPLLIAFSGILMYVSIRMLFQVARTISGKVVKTVKPPPCQLNLSIGKLIWTVPCARALMFAGALAGFLSGLLGVGGGFILVPALNKFTDLPMKSIVATSLGVLAIVSAGGAFISLASGTLNTSIAIPFSIGSLIGLLIGKVLERKISGPRVQQIFAIFTLLIAISLFIKAVT, via the coding sequence ATGATCCTAAGCCCAGAATATATCCCCCACCTTACCGCTGCAATCGGCATTTTGGTAGGGGTGTTGATGGGCCTTACAGGAGCAGGTGGAGGCATACTGTCCGTGCCGCTACTGGTTTTTTTGCTACACCTTCCCATCTCCGAAGCGGGCCCGATTGCATTAACTGCCATTACTTTATCTGCAGGTGTTGGCGCAATCATTGGCCTAAATACTAAGGTACTCCGTTATAAGGCCGCAATCTTTATGGCCGCCTTTGGACTAATGCTATCTCCGCTCGGGCTATGGCTTGCGCAAAGGATACCCAACGCACCGCTATTGATCGCGTTTAGCGGAATCTTGATGTATGTATCGATCAGAATGTTGTTTCAGGTAGCTAGAACAATCTCAGGGAAAGTTGTTAAGACTGTCAAGCCGCCGCCTTGCCAACTGAATTTATCTATCGGAAAACTCATTTGGACGGTGCCCTGCGCTAGGGCACTTATGTTTGCCGGTGCACTTGCCGGCTTCCTATCGGGATTACTAGGTGTTGGCGGGGGATTTATTCTGGTGCCGGCCCTCAATAAGTTCACCGACCTCCCAATGAAATCTATTGTGGCTACCTCACTAGGGGTATTAGCTATTGTTTCAGCTGGAGGTGCATTTATTTCTCTGGCATCGGGCACATTAAACACTAGCATTGCTATTCCCTTTTCTATTGGCTCTCTCATTGGGCTATTAATAGGAAAAGTTCTGGAGAGGAAAATTAGCGGTCCAAGGGTACAGCAGATATTTGCTATATTCACTCTTCTCATTGCTATTAGCCTGTTTATAAAGGCTGTCACATAA
- a CDS encoding FAD/NAD(P)-binding oxidoreductase: protein MPTAQTIDQFDVLIAGGGAAGIGLASSLKVREPSLKIAIIEPSEVHYYQPSWTLVGGGAFNVKDSRRQTESLIPNGVHWIKDQITGFNPDANEVLIEHGSPIKYKQLAIATGLKSNWEAIPGLVETLGKNGVTSNYSFEYSPYTWELVKNLKSGKAIFTQPPMPIKCPGAPQKAMYLSCYEWQKQGSLSKIEVELNNAGAALFGVADFVPPLMEYVKKYNAKLNFNTNLVSVDGAAKKAIFAVKDADGNVSQVEKVFDMLHVVPPQGPQDCLKASPVANPEGFVDVDQFTLQHTRYPNIFGLGDCCSSPNSKTAAAARKQIVVVAENLVAAKNNLPLPTKYDGYGSCPLTVERGKIVLAEFGFGGKLLPTFPWLINPLKATKLAWILKKDVLPWLYWNAMLKGREWLARPFEN from the coding sequence ATGCCTACAGCGCAAACCATTGACCAATTTGACGTCCTGATTGCTGGAGGTGGTGCGGCTGGTATTGGCCTCGCGTCTAGCCTTAAAGTACGTGAGCCGTCACTCAAGATTGCCATCATAGAGCCCTCAGAAGTCCATTATTACCAGCCATCCTGGACCCTTGTGGGTGGAGGCGCTTTCAATGTAAAGGATAGCCGTCGTCAGACCGAAAGCCTAATTCCAAATGGTGTACATTGGATTAAAGATCAAATCACCGGCTTTAACCCAGATGCAAATGAAGTACTTATTGAGCATGGTAGTCCAATTAAATACAAACAACTGGCAATCGCGACTGGACTGAAATCTAACTGGGAGGCAATTCCAGGCTTAGTGGAAACGCTAGGCAAAAATGGAGTGACCTCTAATTACAGCTTTGAATATTCCCCATATACCTGGGAACTCGTAAAAAACCTCAAATCTGGAAAAGCTATCTTCACTCAACCGCCAATGCCAATTAAGTGCCCTGGAGCACCACAAAAAGCCATGTACTTGTCATGCTATGAATGGCAAAAACAAGGCAGTCTGAGTAAAATTGAGGTGGAGCTCAACAATGCTGGCGCCGCACTATTTGGAGTTGCTGATTTTGTGCCTCCACTAATGGAATACGTAAAAAAATATAACGCCAAACTCAATTTCAATACCAACCTAGTTTCTGTTGATGGCGCAGCCAAGAAGGCTATATTTGCAGTAAAAGATGCCGACGGCAATGTCAGCCAAGTTGAAAAAGTGTTTGATATGCTTCATGTGGTGCCCCCACAGGGACCTCAAGATTGCCTTAAAGCAAGTCCAGTCGCCAATCCAGAAGGTTTTGTAGATGTTGATCAATTCACTTTACAACATACTCGCTATCCAAATATATTTGGCCTGGGTGATTGCTGCTCATCACCTAACTCTAAGACAGCTGCTGCTGCAAGAAAGCAAATTGTTGTTGTCGCTGAAAATCTAGTAGCCGCAAAAAATAATCTGCCATTGCCAACTAAATATGACGGATATGGATCCTGCCCATTGACAGTTGAGCGCGGCAAAATTGTTTTAGCGGAATTTGGTTTTGGGGGCAAGTTATTGCCTACTTTCCCATGGCTCATTAACCCCTTAAAGGCAACTAAACTAGCCTGGATACTCAAGAAAGATGTTCTGCCATGGCTCTATTGGAATGCTATGCTCAAAGGAAGAGAATGGCTTGCTCGCCCCTTTGAAAATTAA
- a CDS encoding MBL fold metallo-hydrolase, with protein sequence MKPTVKGFFDPETWTVTYVVYEKPGSPCLIIDSVLNYDHKSGRTKTKSADEVIAFVKEHNLEVEWILETHAHADHVSAAPYLKSHLGGKIAIGEHITNVQDVFKKVFHLEGALPTDGSQFDCLLKDGEEIQVGALSFKSLFVPGHTPACMAYQIGDAIFVGDTMFMPDVGTARCDFPGGDAHTLYQSMKKILSFPSETRLFMCHDYPPNGRPVNFETTVAEQKKSNIHMRDGISEAEFVQMRSKRDATLEMPTLILPAIQINIRAGVLPPPESNGVSYLKIPLNAL encoded by the coding sequence ATGAAACCGACTGTTAAGGGATTTTTTGACCCAGAAACTTGGACTGTGACCTATGTGGTTTATGAAAAGCCTGGTTCACCATGTTTAATTATCGATTCTGTGCTCAATTATGATCACAAGTCAGGTCGAACTAAGACTAAGTCGGCGGATGAGGTCATCGCCTTTGTTAAGGAGCATAACTTAGAGGTAGAGTGGATCCTAGAGACTCATGCACACGCTGATCATGTCTCCGCTGCCCCCTATTTAAAGTCGCATCTTGGTGGAAAAATTGCGATTGGAGAACACATCACCAATGTGCAGGATGTATTTAAAAAAGTTTTTCATTTGGAAGGTGCTTTACCGACAGATGGATCGCAGTTTGATTGCTTGCTAAAAGATGGTGAGGAAATTCAAGTGGGTGCGTTAAGCTTTAAGTCACTATTTGTTCCTGGCCATACCCCGGCCTGTATGGCGTATCAAATCGGCGATGCAATTTTTGTTGGCGATACGATGTTTATGCCGGATGTCGGGACCGCAAGATGTGATTTTCCGGGTGGCGATGCCCATACCCTCTATCAGTCAATGAAAAAAATTCTGAGCTTTCCCTCTGAAACTAGATTGTTTATGTGCCATGACTACCCGCCGAATGGTCGCCCCGTAAACTTTGAGACAACCGTCGCTGAGCAAAAAAAATCCAATATTCATATGCGCGATGGTATTAGCGAGGCAGAGTTCGTGCAGATGCGTTCTAAGCGTGACGCTACCTTAGAAATGCCAACATTAATACTGCCCGCTATTCAAATTAACATTCGAGCTGGAGTGCTCCCGCCCCCAGAAAGTAATGGCGTCTCCTATCTGAAGATTCCGTTGAATGCACTATAA
- a CDS encoding metalloregulator ArsR/SmtB family transcription factor: MNPMITKSELKKMQSSADDACRMMKVLSNRDRMMLLCEIGQAEKCVSELEAALDLHQPTLSQQLTVLRKEKLVKTRRDGKQIYYSLSSQVAVAVMSLLYKHYCKK; encoded by the coding sequence ATGAATCCAATGATTACTAAATCCGAGCTAAAGAAGATGCAGTCATCTGCAGATGATGCTTGCAGGATGATGAAGGTCTTATCTAACCGAGATCGCATGATGCTCTTATGCGAAATCGGCCAAGCGGAAAAATGCGTTAGTGAGCTAGAGGCCGCCCTAGATTTACACCAACCTACACTCTCGCAGCAGCTTACTGTGTTACGTAAGGAAAAGCTGGTCAAAACACGTAGAGATGGTAAGCAAATTTACTACTCCCTATCAAGCCAGGTTGCTGTAGCAGTGATGAGTTTGCTCTACAAGCATTACTGTAAGAAGTAA
- a CDS encoding DUF2892 domain-containing protein, with protein sequence MKCNVGGIDRILRISVGIVLVALAANGIVGWWGWLGLIPLATGIFRFCPAYPLLGINSCGTSSGKDSCSK encoded by the coding sequence ATGAAATGTAACGTCGGCGGTATCGATCGTATCTTAAGAATCTCAGTAGGCATTGTGCTAGTTGCGCTTGCAGCCAACGGTATCGTAGGTTGGTGGGGCTGGCTTGGGCTAATTCCTTTGGCTACTGGAATTTTCCGTTTCTGCCCAGCGTATCCATTATTGGGAATCAATTCTTGTGGAACTTCATCCGGGAAAGATTCTTGCTCTAAGTAA
- a CDS encoding FAD:protein FMN transferase, translating to MIRCKPLLGTFVEIRIEDALQSSKVLNEAFLGIEQVQSLMGFHNPESELSQINASSYLEPIHIHPWTAEVLSIAKEIYQLSNGLFNCGVGHLLVEAGLLPQHVCLGAHAFGGIEDVLFIEPNLVYSTAPLCLDLGGIAKGYAVDRAVEILLASSIQSGSVNAGGDLRVFGDCSQDIHIRNPAHPHELIQIGNIRRGAIATSSLYFSRRNADAKSYMVNPFNQEHLEFSESYSVIANQCVYADALTKVVSISGDTQHPCLSHFSAQAIKIPNTLTP from the coding sequence ATGATTCGCTGCAAGCCCCTTTTGGGCACCTTCGTAGAAATCAGAATTGAGGATGCGTTGCAATCTTCGAAAGTACTCAACGAAGCTTTCCTAGGCATTGAGCAAGTGCAATCCTTGATGGGCTTTCACAATCCAGAGAGCGAGCTTTCTCAAATAAATGCCAGCTCATATTTAGAGCCTATCCATATTCACCCCTGGACTGCTGAGGTGCTTTCGATTGCCAAAGAGATTTACCAACTCTCAAATGGCCTATTTAATTGCGGAGTTGGGCACCTCTTAGTAGAAGCAGGCTTACTTCCTCAGCATGTCTGCTTGGGTGCTCATGCATTTGGAGGTATTGAAGATGTTCTATTCATTGAGCCAAACTTGGTGTACTCCACGGCCCCACTCTGCCTTGATCTTGGGGGGATTGCTAAAGGCTATGCTGTGGACAGGGCGGTGGAGATCTTATTAGCTAGCAGCATCCAATCAGGATCCGTTAATGCTGGTGGGGATTTACGAGTTTTTGGCGATTGCAGTCAAGACATTCACATTCGCAATCCAGCACACCCCCATGAACTCATCCAAATTGGCAATATCAGGAGGGGCGCAATCGCAACTAGCAGCCTCTATTTTTCAAGGCGCAATGCTGATGCCAAAAGCTATATGGTCAACCCCTTCAATCAAGAGCATCTTGAATTTTCAGAGTCTTACTCAGTGATTGCAAATCAATGTGTCTACGCAGATGCTTTGACCAAGGTAGTGAGCATTTCTGGGGATACCCAACACCCCTGCTTGAGTCATTTTTCTGCCCAAGCTATCAAAATTCCCAACACGCTCACCCCATGA
- a CDS encoding FMN-binding protein produces MNWKPNPSLVIGLVAVTTPIVAHAKIYVSIEQAQKILAPNKPLAKNPIIITDELQDKMRAASSIRHPFQGDRIWKTSDGSWFIVDEVVGKHEMITYAVALNPSGAVTGIEILEYVESYGYEVAEVEWRKQFIGKTAADPIKLNKDIKNIGGATLSCKHLTDGVKRVAVLYDIALKHQTSIPKAK; encoded by the coding sequence ATGAACTGGAAACCCAACCCCTCACTCGTCATTGGCCTTGTTGCAGTAACAACACCGATAGTTGCACATGCCAAGATTTATGTATCCATTGAGCAAGCCCAAAAGATACTAGCCCCTAATAAGCCTCTAGCGAAAAATCCCATCATCATCACCGATGAGTTACAAGACAAAATGCGTGCCGCTTCAAGCATTCGCCACCCCTTTCAAGGTGATCGAATTTGGAAGACATCTGATGGCAGTTGGTTCATCGTAGATGAGGTGGTTGGCAAACATGAAATGATTACCTATGCAGTGGCACTCAACCCATCAGGCGCGGTGACTGGCATCGAGATTCTGGAATACGTTGAATCCTATGGCTACGAAGTGGCAGAAGTCGAGTGGCGAAAACAATTTATTGGCAAAACAGCAGCAGACCCCATTAAGCTGAATAAGGATATTAAAAATATCGGTGGCGCCACCCTTTCTTGTAAACATCTGACTGATGGCGTCAAGCGGGTTGCAGTCTTATACGACATCGCCTTAAAACATCAAACCTCAATTCCAAAAGCAAAATGA